TCAAATGCATTTGTTTGCTGTGTCATATGTTATGTGTTACCTTAATCCAGATTGGTTTCTTAACCGATTTATGATCAAGTTTAGTGCTCCACAAAAAGCTATTCCCAACAAAAGTCCGATCACTCCACTACCTATAACAACGCCAGAGTTATGGTTCCCGACTGTATCTGTTTAAATTAGAAAAAGTAGATGGCAGTAAAAAAGTTCCTAATAAAAAAACTGGATATGGAATGTCTTGTTGTTATAATTCTTTTtaatccatttttttaaataatcaatgaCTCTGTAAAAGAAGTAGGTTAAATTGACGAGGGAGGAGGGGGAAATTCATGGATTTACAATGTGATTAAGAAattaacgtacatgtatttaaattaagCTGACGGATATGAAATCAAAGCAATAGCCTTGACTTACATATAGTCACATTGCAATATCTGaattaatgtgaaaaaaaaatatctgtttaaatttgacaaagtatatggtattaaaaaagtagattaaattgattaaattaagTATATCTATCGTACTGAAATTACACATGTAAgttgacaaaaatgaaatcaaagcaATACTTACACTTACATATACACACATTGAAAAAGCTGTacttatttggaaaaaaaacaacaaatcattGAATATCTAAATCAAAACCATTTTGAGTAGCTTTCATCTTTTTCTACAATATTGTAGAAAATGGGACGGTAGTGATTGTTGACATTAGTCCTCATTAGATGGACAGTTAAAGTAGAAAGAAGGAAAATGTGTCTTTATACATATGTTACATCATTTCGGCGCCATGagtcgaaaaaataaattgatttcgTCAATATCAAAGTGCCAGTTATTATCTATTACTCGCGCAAATATCTTTTATCGATTTTGTTATTACCGTCAGTTTATCAAATTTTGAGTATCAAGTTGTTCTATTATATAGCATCTAGATCTGGTTGATATGTATTTTTGATACacgtattattaaaaaaaaacaaattgtagtactcattttaaacacattttgttataATGATTACTAAGTATTAAATTCAAACATCCTTTTCAATCAATGAATGATATTGACACCTACAATTGTAAATCGTTATAAAAAGGATTTATACATAATTGActtgttttaattcaataaaatttccACATAAAGATGTGATGGTTAATCCTTCAATGATCACAATCgccaaaatttaaaaacaagctTTGTGGGTAGGATTAAAAATAACCACGGGTTCAAAGCGCAGATCGAAATGCATGTAGAAAAAGTCAGAGCTCTTCCAGCTTTTATCCATggattacatgtactacaaatcAAGATATGTTTGTTATGTTAtactttttgtttctttgtttatctgtttttgttttaacttttttattgcctcgtttcgttttgttttgcgtttctttgtttcctttttttcttgGTTCTTTTTGCATTTAAGAGAAAACTAAGAACCAAAACACTTAAATATAAGTCGTGATTTTAACTTCAAATGATATCATATATCACATTCAAAAGAGCTAGCAGATGTATAATATAACAATATACAAGCCTTTTTAATGTGTACGTCTTCACAAAGATCTGACATACACTCCTTGcagattttatgtattttatcaaacaaaatacGACCTAacatatatagaataaattgtTGGTATATCGGtcctaaaatcaagattaaaacTAAATATTGAGAGAAGTACTTGTAAAATACCAAACTCATTTAATTTAGATCAAGAGTTGCTTAACTGAGCGCAAATAATTTTAGTTTAACtgataaattgaaaaacaaaaagataaacgCAAAaagaagccccccccccccccaaaaaaaaagaaaagggggggggacaacaaaaacaaaaaacaccccCAAAAAATTAGTCAAAGGTTGATTGATCAGGTGGTCCTTTAAAGGAATCAAAGGATTTCACTTAGTTACTTTAAATCAAATGAGGTATATTAAAATACCGTTGACACGCGTGTCCACCACCATCACGTGACCAGCACACGTACAGACCCCAGTGATTACATTACACATACCATTTGGAGTGGCCACTGAGCGTTGTAAAGCGTTGTCACATGATTCGTTTAGTCCAGGCTCTGTTAAAAAACCGTCACTAGTTTAAATAAGCAATCCTGTATTCACAGAATggatctctgccattcagtcaactcagtgttaactgaatggtctggaaatgTGACTAAATGGCtatagctatgccattcagtcacatttcagtcacatttcagttacctttcagtctcATTTTAGTTGACTGAATAGCAGAAATTCATCCTATGATTTTCAttcatggtacatgtagatattagaaaaaaatatagttataaaatataaagagcatgatgtaaaaaaagaagatggggAAAACGGTCATAATACAAATAATATTACATTGTACCTTGAatgacttgtttatttttaacaggCAAACGAGTGCTCTATTCTCTCGGTATACTTGTCACCAGCTTCACATGTTGAATACTGGCTTCCTCTTTCGCATTGCTTAGAGTCGAAACATTGTTTGCCTAGTCTACGAGGTGTATAATAACTGGTAAAACTGACCATTGATTGCACTCTCTAGTTACGATGTTTAAAATGTCAAGTTATGTTACTATGTATCTGTCTGTCTTCCTGTCTGTCCGTCTTTATGTGCGTTAAATCACACATCGGATCCATCCTCAGATTTCAAAGataattcattgaaaaaaattgcattacTTTACCTGGTTCACAAAAGTCCGTCTTCCGATGGTACACATGACCTGTCTTACACTGACACATCCCACTCGTCTCGTTACATGTGGAATTGACACTAACACATTGCTGGTCTCTAACACAGCTTTCGCCTATTTTACGGTCTGTTATAAAAGAATAATTCATAGTGTACAACATTAAGgtgtacaaaaaaaccccaaacaaacaaacaggctgatctaaaataaatgtttttgagtTTTCAAGGGAGTGAGAAAAGGTGTTAAATTAAATCGGAAAGGTATATTTAGCTACTAGCAATAAGCTACAAGTAACTAGCTACAAGAGTAAGATAGGTTCTATTTATTGGCTATTTATATCATGTAAAAGGTAGCTTCTAGTTTTATATTGTAATTATCTAAAAACGATTTTCCTTTGCGTCGAAATAGAAACTGAGTATGGTTATGTACAACAAAGTAAGGTTGCTAATAATTATCTAAATGTCTTGAACAATCTTACCGTGAACATACTCTCCTGCACAACCAATGGTAATGTTAAAATGGGTATTGTCATAATCCCCACAGGCTTTATCTcgcaaaaaattatatgaagatgACACAAAATAAATCTCCATCCTCGctatttcatatttcttttccATTTCGTGCGATATATTTGGATTAGTTGAAACTATTGAACAATCAATCTGACACCTCTTAGAATCACCTACAAAGATAAgtgattaataaataaaaacgaaATACCGTATACattaaaacacgcttataacaaaATGCCAGGGACGGGTgattttactttgttataaacggaattcgttatatccgtcaagtttacaacatgtaataaagtcaattcattataagcatgttcgctataaccatgttttactgtatatttttttccagCGTGTATCCAATTTCCGCTTTGCTCGCAACGTTATCCCATTTGCGGAAAATAAGTCAGCGAAAATGTTATACAAAGTTTTTATCCTGTAATAGAACTATATCTCtgctttaaaacaaaaagataggTAAATGTACGATAAACAGGGTCTAACTACATGAACAGGTTTGTAAGTctcattgtttatttaaaattcattggcTAGCTAATTCAATTGGTCACGTTCCTCGCTTTAACCGATGTCTAATAATACCTGAGCTACTATCACCTGAAACGATGCATGCTTTTCTGATTTATGATTGTTCTATCTCTGAAAATATTTTCGGTAGTTATATCATATGACAGAATACGTGTAATTTATctgaaattttcattaaaattgaggagttaaaatatatattagatgcccccccccccctcaattaCGTATACATTACAGGTTGAAACAGTTGTGTATCAATTATTGTTATTCACTTTGactgtaaaatatcaaatttgtgTAAGTTCTACAAAACTGTTCAAGGTTCTAATTTGCGTTAAAAAAAGATGCCGCGGAAAAAACCTTTTAACtggtaaataatattttcacaatCAAACGTATTTTATAACTATTTATGTTTAACTGATGACAAAATTTGgggaaataaaaaacaatatagacTTTGTAAATATTCGATTCAGAACTGTTCTTTGATattgcaaaaagaaaataaacaatgcTGAAAcacaatacaaatagaaaatatcGAATGCTGCAACGTTTGACATgctaaaagttgaaaaaaaaaatcaaaagaatatTGGTTATAATACCTAATTGGGATAGTTATAAAAATATCCATGGCTTATTAAGTGTTTTAGTCGATGatgtatatttatcttttttttaataaaataaactattaaaaactatttaatGAGAACATATGAATCTTTTAAAGCcataaatataattgtattatcgTAATAAGATACTTAGCTGAGAAGCACATTATAAATGAACAAGATTACCATTGAatagtataaatatattaatctaTTCTTACTTTTGTATAATTTGTTGAAATCATTGTAGTCAAATGCACAGGCTTTTTCGCTATAGTGGAATGAAAGAGCATCCTCAAGACAAATAGacctaaaataattttaaataaattttgagtTCATAATTTTAGCCATTAATTGAGCTAAAAAAATACAGTATAACATGACTTAAGTTTAGCCTTACGGGAATATAAAAGATTCATAATTTAGCAGATATTTCTCAGGATGCACTAAAAGCcctcttgtttttaatatatcttaTCCTTCCTTTATAGAGAAGGAAAATACAATCCTAAAATACATGTTTGATTTTGTTCCAaagtaaataatgataattttttttctctgtgcACACATTTTGACTGAAGAGGATCCTTGAACTAAAATGTTAACTaacaaatgtaaaagaaaataactAAATGAAAGATCTATAACCAATCAGTCACTTTTAACTAACCATTCAATCACCTTAAGTTTTTATTCAGTCACTTTTAAGtagccattcagtcacctttaaATTACAAATCTGTCACCTTTAAGTTACCATTAGTCACATTTAAGTTACCAAGCAGTCACCTTTCAGTTAACAAAATGTTAAAGCTTAATTCTGAGGTGAATGGAATAATAgtagataaataataacaaagaaCATGATATGATACCCTAAGAAGTCTACttgtaagaagaaaaa
The window above is part of the Magallana gigas chromosome 10, xbMagGiga1.1, whole genome shotgun sequence genome. Proteins encoded here:
- the LOC105327864 gene encoding uncharacterized protein isoform X2, which gives rise to MKIVYMTILLFIDVSVRSICLEDALSFHYSEKACAFDYNDFNKLYKSDSKRCQIDCSIVSTNPNISHEMEKKYEIARMEIYFVSSSYNFLRDKACGDYDNTHFNITIGCAGEYVHDRKIGESCVRDQQCVSVNSTCNETSGMCQCKTGHVYHRKTDFCEPEPGLNESCDNALQRSVATPNDTVGNHNSGVVIGSGVIGLLLGIAFCGALNLIINRLRNQSGLSTRTYISNGEISLESMNSNPTCNEMSNNEEEGIDIYNHLHEDHIELSVQSDYEYAQQQVTEEDDYSHVTTFKANHIQISGDYGVFS
- the LOC105327864 gene encoding uncharacterized protein isoform X1; the encoded protein is MKIVYMTILLFIDVSVRSICLEDALSFHYSEKACAFDYNDFNKLYKSDSKRCQIDCSIVSTNPNISHEMEKKYEIARMEIYFVSSSYNFLRDKACGDYDNTHFNITIGCAGEYVHDRKIGESCVRDQQCVSVNSTCNETSGMCQCKTGHVYHRKTDFCEPEPGLNESCDNALQRSVATPNGMCNVITGVCTCAGHVMVVDTRVNDTVGNHNSGVVIGSGVIGLLLGIAFCGALNLIINRLRNQSGLSTRTYISNGEISLESMNSNPTCNEMSNNEEEGIDIYNHLHEDHIELSVQSDYEYAQQQVTEEDDYSHVTTFKANHIQISGDYGVFS